A single region of the Vibrio cyclitrophicus genome encodes:
- a CDS encoding HD-GYP domain-containing protein, with the protein MGSIKITVDRIQPGLHIRLPVKWNEHPFLLNSFKIKDDAQVQVIRHLGIKHVYINPNQSDTSPLPVNHVNEQVLDADLQASLETERMWKDKHQRIETLSSYRRRVSHCEKEFERSLARMRSVMTKIRNRPLDAVGEVKALVDDIVETLVSDDNITLHLMNAKADFEDLYFHTLNVSVVALMIGKAKGYNTQQLRDLSFAAMFHDIGKIKIPAAILRKQSALTIPEENYLKLHTKYGADIVSAIDDFPESAKKVIVQHHEMNDGSGYPEGLKEDEIDEFAKIVAVANAFDNLCHGKTQSQQMIPYLALSHLYKSCKHLYSQDNLGLLVKFMGVYPPGTVVQLSNDSIGIVISVNAKHMLYPNVLIYDPSVPRTQAPIIDLFIKEIKIVNAVHPSKLPEQVREYLNPRARLSYFFDSGE; encoded by the coding sequence ATGGGCAGTATAAAGATAACCGTAGATCGCATTCAGCCTGGTCTGCACATACGACTCCCGGTAAAATGGAATGAACACCCATTTCTACTCAACAGTTTCAAAATCAAAGATGATGCTCAAGTACAAGTAATTCGACATCTTGGAATCAAGCACGTCTATATAAATCCAAATCAGAGCGATACATCTCCTCTACCAGTTAACCACGTGAATGAACAAGTCTTGGATGCTGATTTACAGGCAAGTCTTGAAACGGAAAGAATGTGGAAAGATAAGCATCAACGTATTGAAACTCTAAGTTCTTACCGCCGAAGAGTAAGCCATTGTGAGAAAGAGTTCGAACGTTCGCTTGCTCGAATGCGCTCTGTGATGACCAAGATCCGTAACAGGCCATTAGATGCAGTGGGAGAGGTTAAGGCTCTTGTTGATGATATTGTCGAAACGCTAGTGAGTGATGATAACATCACCTTGCACCTTATGAATGCTAAAGCGGATTTTGAAGATCTCTACTTTCATACATTGAATGTTTCGGTTGTTGCGCTGATGATAGGTAAAGCTAAAGGCTATAATACACAACAATTGAGAGACCTCTCTTTCGCGGCAATGTTCCATGATATAGGCAAGATCAAAATACCAGCTGCGATATTAAGAAAGCAGAGCGCTCTGACAATACCTGAAGAGAATTACTTAAAGCTTCATACTAAATATGGCGCGGATATTGTCTCGGCAATTGATGATTTTCCTGAAAGTGCTAAAAAGGTGATTGTTCAGCACCATGAGATGAATGATGGTTCTGGTTACCCTGAGGGCTTAAAAGAAGATGAGATTGATGAGTTTGCCAAGATAGTCGCTGTGGCTAATGCATTTGATAACCTTTGCCATGGGAAAACGCAATCTCAACAAATGATCCCGTATTTGGCACTGTCCCACTTATATAAGAGCTGCAAGCATCTATATAGCCAAGATAACTTGGGGCTGTTAGTTAAGTTCATGGGAGTCTACCCACCAGGAACCGTAGTACAGCTTTCAAATGATTCGATTGGGATTGTGATATCCGTTAACGCTAAACATATGCTTTATCCAAATGTACTTATCTATGATCCTAGCGTGCCAAGAACCCAAGCCCCAATCATTGATCTCTTTATTAAAGAGATCAAAATCGTTAATGCCGTTCATCCAAGTAAATTACCTGAACAAGTTCGAGAGTATCTAAACCCTAGAGCTCGGTTATCTTACTTTTTTGATAGTGGAGAGTAG
- a CDS encoding VOC family protein, with the protein MLKVTPYLFFDGRCNEALDFYHKCFGGVVLSKQLFSDAPQVIEGAQPDWVMHAEFEAFGMKLMMSDGVKAKELEGNNLALSLVTEDTTTQEQIFEKLKQGGRIMTPLADTFWGARFGKVEDKFGIRWMVHCDSLS; encoded by the coding sequence ATGCTGAAAGTAACCCCTTACTTATTTTTTGATGGTCGTTGTAATGAAGCATTGGACTTTTATCACAAGTGCTTTGGTGGTGTAGTTTTATCAAAACAACTATTTAGTGACGCACCGCAGGTAATAGAGGGTGCTCAGCCTGATTGGGTTATGCACGCAGAGTTTGAAGCATTCGGTATGAAGCTTATGATGTCAGATGGCGTCAAAGCGAAAGAATTAGAAGGAAACAATCTTGCACTTTCCCTTGTTACTGAGGATACGACGACTCAAGAGCAAATCTTTGAAAAGTTAAAGCAAGGTGGTCGTATTATGACACCTTTAGCGGATACTTTTTGGGGAGCGCGGTTTGGTAAAGTGGAAGATAAATTTGGTATACGCTGGATGGTACATTGTGACTCTTTAAGTTGA
- a CDS encoding DUF2787 domain-containing protein: MNLVFDAKRLLLSVSKDLRSKLEQIANQHDLPTASTRALTFNFRDTSYSAESGGWHPVEIRIEQEDGQWSFSYITDFSYVGYPYSELAKEVDFDFTNEEAAFLYMPPQPINDTRVIDFYQMWELNFMTYLHMEVFDEIQVTVD, from the coding sequence ATGAACTTAGTATTTGATGCTAAGCGATTACTGCTATCAGTAAGCAAGGACTTAAGAAGTAAGCTAGAACAAATCGCCAATCAACATGACCTACCAACAGCATCAACCCGAGCTTTAACCTTTAACTTTCGCGATACGAGTTACAGCGCAGAATCAGGGGGCTGGCATCCGGTTGAAATCCGTATCGAGCAAGAAGATGGTCAATGGAGTTTTAGCTATATCACTGACTTTAGCTATGTAGGGTATCCATATTCTGAACTTGCTAAAGAAGTCGATTTTGATTTTACCAATGAAGAAGCGGCATTTCTTTACATGCCACCTCAACCGATTAATGACACGAGGGTTATAGACTTCTACCAGATGTGGGAGTTGAACTTTATGACGTACCTACATATGGAAGTATTCGATGAGATACAAGTCACGGTGGATTAG
- a CDS encoding tyrosine-type recombinase/integrase, protein MSTQRLTTAFLNNLKPNPANAKSTDYEVNLSAMKDSGLPTGVRCLVGKSGNKRFLLRYTSPVTGKKASIGLGKHPETDILTLRKIAKEYRQQILEGIDPKIERDTERVDSSMTLERFFNEVYLPLAKQKRSWKDEVARFRHAKSIHHVSIHDLTAAHIIKTQMEMQGAISKTTGKPYAVASINRVLALLKTINRQAYKLMDAPLVADKVSLMKEDNVRTGYLSEVQLKDFVRHALEYPDRHTGAFLALLFLTGLRDKELRFRLWSDINWDEQALTIPHTKNGSSHVIYLSDYMVEILRSIPKVSNSPYIFAGRRKGKPISPARHALRVIKEKMGLPDIPGDKANITLHSARHTVGSLLASRGVPLHDIAKQLNHADLSSTRRYSKLTVGRRREIGSHLSDMVSGHMSVG, encoded by the coding sequence ATGAGTACACAACGACTCACCACTGCATTTCTAAACAATCTCAAGCCCAACCCTGCCAACGCTAAATCCACCGATTACGAAGTTAACTTGTCAGCTATGAAAGATAGCGGTTTGCCTACTGGTGTTCGCTGCTTAGTCGGTAAGTCTGGTAACAAACGATTCTTACTCCGCTATACCAGTCCCGTAACGGGTAAGAAGGCATCCATTGGTTTAGGTAAGCATCCCGAAACCGACATTCTGACCTTGCGGAAAATAGCTAAAGAGTATCGCCAGCAAATCCTTGAGGGTATTGATCCGAAGATTGAGCGTGATACTGAAAGGGTTGATTCTTCTATGACCCTAGAGCGATTCTTCAATGAGGTGTATTTACCGTTAGCCAAGCAGAAACGATCTTGGAAAGATGAAGTTGCAAGGTTTCGCCATGCTAAATCAATCCATCACGTTTCCATTCATGATTTGACAGCGGCACATATCATCAAGACCCAAATGGAAATGCAGGGCGCTATTAGCAAGACTACAGGCAAGCCTTATGCTGTAGCGTCGATCAACCGTGTTTTGGCATTGCTGAAAACAATTAACCGCCAAGCTTACAAGTTGATGGATGCGCCATTAGTAGCGGATAAAGTTAGCTTGATGAAAGAAGATAACGTGCGCACGGGGTATTTGTCGGAAGTTCAATTAAAGGACTTCGTTCGTCATGCCTTGGAGTATCCAGATAGACACACAGGTGCTTTTCTCGCTCTGCTGTTTCTAACTGGACTGCGTGATAAAGAACTGAGATTTCGCTTATGGAGTGACATCAATTGGGATGAGCAAGCTCTTACTATTCCACATACGAAAAACGGTAGTAGCCATGTTATCTATCTGAGTGATTACATGGTCGAAATTTTACGGTCGATACCCAAGGTGTCGAATAGTCCCTATATCTTTGCTGGGCGTCGTAAGGGTAAACCTATCAGTCCTGCTAGGCATGCATTGAGAGTGATCAAGGAGAAGATGGGACTGCCCGATATACCAGGAGATAAAGCGAATATAACGCTTCACTCAGCTAGGCATACCGTCGGTAGTTTGTTAGCCAGTCGGGGTGTTCCGTTGCATGACATAGCTAAACAGTTAAATCATGCGGACCTTTCATCAACAAGGCGCTACTCCAAGCTTACAGTAGGACGTAGGCGTGAAATTGGCTCACATCTGTCTGACATGGTGAGTGGTCATATGTCAGTTGGATAA
- a CDS encoding RDD family protein, with protein sequence MTSTNTMPPAGVMRRFGALFYDALIVIAIEMLAAGVIVALLHALMALGIFNHSGYADVSDFLTNHPIWSPAYTFYLVVVWVYFFVFFWTRAGQTLGMRAWKLRVQNKDGSAITVTQALIRLGTSGFGLANLCVPFDPEKRGFHDIWAKTEVVVLPQAR encoded by the coding sequence ATGACATCAACAAATACAATGCCACCAGCAGGAGTCATGCGCCGATTTGGTGCCTTGTTCTACGACGCCCTTATCGTAATCGCTATTGAAATGTTGGCTGCTGGCGTCATTGTCGCTCTACTGCACGCGCTCATGGCTCTCGGCATTTTTAACCATAGCGGTTATGCCGATGTTAGTGACTTCTTAACCAACCACCCTATCTGGAGCCCTGCATACACTTTCTACTTAGTCGTAGTTTGGGTGTACTTCTTTGTGTTCTTCTGGACTAGAGCTGGTCAAACTCTCGGTATGAGAGCTTGGAAGCTGCGCGTTCAAAACAAAGATGGCTCAGCTATCACAGTAACTCAGGCACTTATTCGCTTAGGTACTTCAGGTTTTGGATTGGCGAACCTATGTGTTCCATTCGATCCTGAAAAACGTGGCTTTCACGACATCTGGGCGAAGACTGAAGTAGTCGTGCTACCACAAGCACGATAA
- the lptG gene encoding LPS export ABC transporter permease LptG yields the protein MFKILDLYIGRTIIATTSLVLVTFVGLSGIIKYVEQLRKVGRGTYDLLQALYFVLLSVPRDIEMFFPMAALLGALIGLGMLAASSELVVMQAAGFSKLDIGLSVLKTAIPLMIVVTLLGQWGAPQAQKMARDLRTISIAGGNIISTQSGVWARDANDFIFVVKIDDEKLYGLNMWRFDENKALKTAIYSEEVDYVGDNVWTMNDVEITSFENEIQITKESLPTYSWKTSLAPDKLAIVTVKPEELSLSGLYDYVSYLKASEQDASRYELALWRKITQPISIAVMMLMALSFIFGPLRSVTMGARILSGVIAGFTFYISSEFFGPVSLVYQIPPAFGALAPSVVFLGIAIMLLRRKL from the coding sequence GTGTTTAAGATTCTCGATTTATATATAGGCAGAACCATCATCGCAACGACGTCACTGGTATTGGTGACGTTTGTTGGTCTCTCTGGGATTATCAAGTACGTAGAGCAGCTGAGAAAGGTTGGTCGTGGTACCTATGATCTATTGCAAGCGCTGTACTTCGTACTATTGAGTGTTCCTCGTGATATCGAAATGTTCTTTCCAATGGCCGCATTACTTGGCGCATTGATTGGGCTGGGTATGCTTGCTGCGAGTTCTGAGCTGGTGGTGATGCAGGCTGCGGGTTTCTCTAAGTTAGATATTGGCCTATCGGTACTCAAAACCGCAATTCCATTAATGATCGTCGTGACTCTTCTTGGTCAATGGGGTGCGCCTCAAGCACAGAAGATGGCTCGTGACCTAAGAACCATATCAATTGCTGGTGGTAATATTATCTCTACCCAAAGTGGGGTATGGGCGCGTGATGCCAATGACTTTATATTCGTTGTTAAAATTGACGATGAAAAGCTATATGGTTTGAACATGTGGCGCTTTGATGAGAATAAGGCACTTAAGACGGCGATATACTCTGAAGAGGTCGATTACGTTGGAGACAACGTTTGGACAATGAACGATGTCGAGATCACGTCGTTCGAAAATGAGATTCAAATTACTAAAGAAAGCCTACCGACATACTCATGGAAGACATCACTCGCCCCAGATAAGCTTGCCATTGTAACGGTTAAGCCTGAAGAGCTGTCTTTAAGTGGCTTGTACGATTATGTTTCTTATCTTAAGGCGTCGGAGCAAGATGCATCACGCTATGAACTCGCTTTATGGAGAAAGATAACTCAGCCTATCTCGATAGCGGTCATGATGTTAATGGCATTGTCGTTTATCTTTGGTCCATTACGAAGTGTGACTATGGGGGCAAGGATTCTTTCGGGGGTTATTGCGGGTTTCACCTTCTATATATCCAGTGAGTTCTTTGGTCCAGTGAGTTTGGTTTATCAAATACCACCGGCCTTTGGTGCGTTAGCCCCGAGCGTGGTATTCCTCGGAATTGCTATAATGCTCTTGAGGCGGAAACTGTAA
- the lptF gene encoding LPS export ABC transporter permease LptF, whose translation MIIVRYLIRETIKSQFAIFFVLFLVFLSQKFISVLADASDGDIPASLILSIVGLNMPAMGLLMLPLSIYIGILLTFGRLYAESEIVVMNATGIGNKFLIQSALYLALITASVAAFNSFWLSPWSQDKVEQMYEEVAAENSVDLLPKGKFEGTPDGSSVVFIDDIDGNKLENVFVAQMRPRDSVLPSVMFSKSGDVKELSDGRQVIVMYDGTRHEGIPTRLDYMVTHFEEYEGLIGQREVKKKGRDWEAIPTLDLIGNPNNSAKAELQWRISLVLCIPLLTMLVVPLSAVNPRQGRFAKIGPAILIYLTYFLAISATKSSIEEGSIPAVIGMWPINALLLFVAIGANFMDSVPVRRLKEKFKNKRLA comes from the coding sequence GTGATTATTGTTAGATATTTGATCCGCGAGACAATCAAGAGCCAATTTGCGATCTTTTTTGTTCTCTTTCTCGTGTTTCTCAGCCAAAAATTCATCAGTGTTTTAGCGGACGCCTCTGATGGTGATATCCCTGCGAGTCTTATATTGTCTATTGTTGGCCTAAATATGCCAGCGATGGGCTTATTGATGCTTCCACTCAGTATCTATATTGGTATTTTGCTTACTTTTGGCCGTCTTTACGCTGAAAGTGAAATAGTCGTAATGAACGCTACGGGTATTGGTAATAAATTCCTTATCCAATCTGCACTCTATTTGGCTTTGATTACCGCATCTGTTGCTGCCTTCAACTCATTTTGGTTGTCTCCTTGGTCGCAAGACAAAGTTGAGCAAATGTATGAAGAAGTGGCTGCAGAGAACAGTGTTGATTTGCTGCCAAAAGGTAAATTTGAAGGTACGCCGGATGGTTCTTCTGTTGTTTTCATTGATGATATCGACGGTAATAAGTTAGAAAATGTGTTCGTTGCTCAAATGCGTCCACGTGATTCGGTATTGCCGAGTGTGATGTTCTCTAAGTCGGGTGATGTAAAAGAGCTCAGCGATGGTCGCCAAGTGATTGTAATGTACGATGGTACCCGTCATGAGGGGATTCCGACACGTCTCGATTATATGGTGACGCACTTTGAAGAGTACGAAGGCCTAATTGGCCAACGTGAAGTTAAGAAGAAAGGACGAGATTGGGAAGCCATTCCTACACTGGATCTGATTGGTAATCCAAACAACAGTGCGAAAGCAGAGCTGCAGTGGCGTATTTCTTTGGTACTTTGTATTCCATTGTTGACCATGCTTGTTGTGCCACTGTCAGCGGTAAACCCTCGACAGGGTCGTTTTGCCAAAATTGGTCCAGCAATACTGATCTATCTCACCTATTTCTTAGCAATCAGTGCAACTAAATCTTCAATTGAAGAAGGGAGTATTCCTGCGGTAATCGGCATGTGGCCAATTAATGCGTTATTGTTATTTGTTGCGATTGGTGCAAACTTTATGGATAGCGTGCCAGTAAGGCGTTTGAAAGAAAAATTCAAGAATAAAAGGTTAGCTTAA
- the pepA gene encoding leucyl aminopeptidase, with amino-acid sequence MEFSVKSGSPEKQRSACIVVGVFEPRRLSPVAEQLDKISDGYISSLLRRGDLEGKPGQMLLLHQVPGVLSERVLLVGCGKERELGERQYKEIIQKTISTLNETGSMEAVCFLTELHVKGRDTYWKVRQAVEATKDGLYTFDQFKSNKPETRRPLRKLVFNVPTRRELSLGEKAISHGLAIASGVKASKDLGNMPPNIANPAYLASQARRLADDYETVKTKIIGEEEMEKLGMTSYLAVGRGSKNESMMSIMEYKGAADPNAKPIVLVGKGLTFDSGGISLKPGEGMDEMKYDMCGAASVFGTMKALAKLNLPINVVGILAGCENMPGSNAYRPGDILTTMSGQTVEVLNTDAEGRLVLCDALTYVERFEPDCVVDVATLTGACVIALGHHISGVLSNHNPLSHELVNASEQASDRAWRLPMADEYHEQLNSPFADMANIGGRPGGTITAGCFLSKFTKKYHWAHIDSAGTAWKSGAAKGSTGRPVSMLVQFLLNRSGQETEEQSSK; translated from the coding sequence ATGGAGTTCAGTGTAAAAAGTGGCAGCCCAGAGAAACAGCGCAGCGCATGTATCGTTGTCGGTGTATTCGAACCGCGCCGCCTTTCTCCAGTAGCCGAGCAATTAGATAAAATTAGCGATGGCTACATTAGTTCACTGCTTCGTCGCGGTGATCTAGAGGGTAAACCTGGCCAGATGCTGCTACTGCATCAAGTACCTGGTGTACTTTCAGAACGTGTTCTACTGGTAGGCTGTGGTAAAGAACGTGAGCTAGGCGAGCGTCAATACAAAGAAATTATCCAAAAAACCATCAGCACACTAAACGAAACAGGTTCTATGGAAGCGGTATGTTTCCTTACAGAGCTTCACGTTAAAGGTCGCGACACTTACTGGAAAGTTCGTCAAGCGGTAGAAGCGACTAAAGATGGTCTTTACACATTCGACCAATTTAAGAGCAACAAACCAGAGACTCGTCGCCCATTGCGCAAATTGGTATTCAACGTACCAACACGTCGCGAACTAAGCCTTGGCGAAAAAGCGATCTCTCATGGTCTTGCTATTGCTTCAGGTGTGAAAGCATCTAAAGACCTTGGCAACATGCCACCAAACATCGCGAACCCTGCTTACCTAGCTTCTCAAGCTCGTCGTTTAGCTGACGATTATGAGACAGTAAAGACTAAGATCATCGGTGAAGAAGAGATGGAAAAGCTGGGTATGACTTCATACTTAGCAGTAGGCCGTGGCTCTAAGAATGAATCTATGATGTCTATCATGGAATACAAAGGCGCTGCTGACCCAAATGCAAAACCTATCGTTCTAGTCGGTAAAGGTCTTACTTTCGATTCAGGCGGTATCTCACTTAAGCCAGGTGAAGGCATGGATGAGATGAAGTACGACATGTGTGGTGCTGCGTCTGTATTCGGCACAATGAAAGCATTAGCGAAACTTAACTTGCCAATCAACGTTGTAGGTATTCTTGCTGGCTGTGAAAACATGCCGGGCAGCAATGCTTACCGCCCAGGTGACATTCTAACAACGATGTCTGGCCAAACGGTTGAAGTACTAAACACTGATGCTGAAGGTCGCTTGGTTCTATGTGATGCTCTAACTTACGTTGAGCGTTTTGAACCTGATTGTGTTGTCGACGTTGCAACACTAACTGGCGCGTGTGTTATTGCTTTAGGTCACCACATCAGTGGCGTTCTATCAAACCACAACCCACTTTCTCACGAACTTGTTAATGCTTCAGAGCAAGCAAGTGACCGTGCATGGCGTCTACCTATGGCAGACGAGTACCATGAGCAACTAAACAGCCCATTCGCTGATATGGCGAACATCGGTGGTCGTCCTGGCGGCACAATTACTGCTGGTTGTTTCCTGTCTAAGTTCACCAAAAAATACCACTGGGCTCACATCGACAGTGCAGGTACAGCTTGGAAGTCAGGCGCAGCAAAAGGCTCGACAGGTCGTCCTGTCTCAATGCTAGTCCAATTCTTATTGAACCGCAGCGGCCAAGAGACTGAAGAACAATCTTCAAAATAA
- a CDS encoding DNA polymerase III subunit chi: MQTATFYIVPSDSPQASEDGFAYYVLFLAQHFAKQGAKLYLNCNDKDHAERIAEVFWQVEPTEFIAHNLVGEGPKYSTNIEIGHQGVKPNWNRQLVINLADNHTTFANAFAQVIDFVPCEEKAKQLARERYKIYRQAGYQLQTIEIQHP; this comes from the coding sequence ATGCAGACTGCTACATTTTACATTGTGCCTTCAGACAGCCCGCAAGCTAGCGAAGATGGTTTTGCTTACTATGTGCTGTTTCTTGCTCAGCACTTTGCAAAACAAGGCGCTAAACTTTATCTCAACTGTAACGATAAAGATCATGCAGAGCGTATCGCTGAAGTTTTTTGGCAGGTAGAGCCTACTGAATTTATCGCGCACAACTTGGTTGGCGAAGGCCCAAAATATTCAACGAATATTGAAATAGGCCATCAAGGTGTCAAACCTAATTGGAACCGCCAATTGGTAATAAATCTGGCCGATAATCATACAACCTTTGCGAACGCCTTTGCTCAGGTGATAGACTTCGTCCCTTGCGAAGAAAAAGCTAAGCAACTCGCTCGAGAAAGGTATAAAATTTACCGTCAGGCTGGATATCAGCTACAGACTATCGAGATTCAACATCCATAG